The DNA sequence CTCAAGAATGCCTCCATCACGCTTACGACGGATCAAGTCCACGGCTCGGGGTGTCATGTTGAGTGGTTCCGGAAGGCCACAAGCCAATTTGAGGGTACTCGATCGGATGTCACGCTGTTGGGAGCTGGTATCAGAGCATAGTGAACTGGGTTGATTGGATCGGCTCTGGAAACCAGCTCAACATCATCGCATGATGTTGTTCTGATGGTCATCCTGGCCGATTCCCGAGGTCGAGTCGATTCCCGGAGGCAGGAATCTTGCCCAGTGAACTGAGGTCCTGGGCAACTCAAGCGGTCGCAAACTGACGGTCGCCTGCGTCACCCAGTCCGGGGTAGATAAAACCGATTTCGGTCAGGCGCTGGTCAATGGCACCGGTAAATATCGGGACCTCGGGCATGGCGGAGCTGAGGCGATGAATGCCTTCGGGAGCAGCGATCAGGCAGAGGTAACGAATGTCCAAAACCCCCGATTCCCTCAGGATTTCACAGGCCCGAACCGCGGAGCCACCGGTCGCCAGCATGGGGTCAGCAACCAGAGCAACGCGAGCCAGGCTTTCCTTGGGAACTCTACTATAGTATTCCGTGGGCTCTAATGTGTGTTCGTCTCGAAAGAGGCCGATATGCCAGACCATGGCTTCGGGAATGAGATCGAGCAGTCCG is a window from the Tautonia rosea genome containing:
- the upp gene encoding uracil phosphoribosyltransferase, giving the protein MASVFESKHPLIQEKIAALRSVETSPPNFRALVRLLGTLLGLEATTNLPTRFRSVRTPLGDASGREVDGPIAIVPILRAGLGMADGLLDLIPEAMVWHIGLFRDEHTLEPTEYYSRVPKESLARVALVADPMLATGGSAVRACEILRESGVLDIRYLCLIAAPEGIHRLSSAMPEVPIFTGAIDQRLTEIGFIYPGLGDAGDRQFATA